One region of Deltaproteobacteria bacterium genomic DNA includes:
- a CDS encoding pilus assembly protein — protein MEKTMRLKSQRGGAAVEFGLVLPLLALILFGIIEFALLFYNKQVITNASREGARYGIVMADPSMTAGQISTVVSNYCNNYLIGFPKATPAITSTVCPDPPRGMFGTNEVTVTVSYNYNFLAFPNLLALLGSESMSGPMILTASTVMKCE, from the coding sequence ATGGAGAAAACAATGAGATTGAAAAGTCAACGGGGCGGGGCGGCCGTAGAGTTCGGGTTGGTCCTGCCCCTCCTGGCGTTGATCCTTTTTGGCATCATTGAATTCGCCCTTCTTTTTTACAACAAACAAGTGATCACCAATGCCAGCCGGGAAGGGGCCCGTTATGGAATAGTCATGGCCGATCCCAGTATGACCGCGGGGCAGATTAGTACCGTGGTTTCCAATTATTGCAATAATTACCTGATCGGTTTTCCAAAGGCTACGCCTGCAATCACCTCGACGGTCTGCCCCGATCCGCCAAGGGGGATGTTTGGAACCAATGAGGTAACGGTCACCGTAAGTTATAACTATAATTTCCTGGCTTTCCCTAATCTACTGGCTCTTCTCGGCTCCGAAAGCATGAGCGGTCCCATGATTTTAACGGCCTCAACGGTAATGAAATGCGAGTGA